A DNA window from Anastrepha ludens isolate Willacy chromosome 6, idAnaLude1.1, whole genome shotgun sequence contains the following coding sequences:
- the LOC128868369 gene encoding uncharacterized protein LOC128868369, producing the protein MSFVETVRGFHALGCDDQVKCALGVRVFLDLECDKRVTNLEKCYDSNLNLVYLKGVRNNVTVIFVPILSSRQLNFLDIENYQKKLIGTDSKNSSITLAICDTSSNILYYQVTPDVFNKK; encoded by the exons atgaGTTTTGTGGAAACG GTCCGCGGATTTCATGCTTTGGGCTGCGACGATCAAGTGAAGTGTGCTTTGGGCGTTCGAGTGTTTCTGGACTTGGAATGTG atAAACGCGTCACTAATTTGGAAAAGTGTTACGATAGCaatttgaatttggtttatttaaaagGAGTGCGCAATAATGTTACTGTTATTTTTGTTCCCATTTTGTCCAGCCGACAGTTAAATTTCCTTGATATTGAGAATTATCAAAAGAAACTAATTGGAACTGATtcaaaaaa CTCAAGCATAACTTTGGCCATTTGTGATACCTCATCCAATATTCTTTATTACCAAGTGACGCCAGACgtgttcaataaaaaataa
- the LOC128868368 gene encoding uncharacterized protein LOC128868368: MFKLVALFLLVTAVVGKVSEKPGILDAVAGTEIHLTPTLHATSIIHEPTLAKVGDLVQSVPTAVSHQSSTIVHDRANVVTPIVTPAVKTHVTPVISSYVSPLVHSYPGIYPYTYYYDSYPYAYKSIY, encoded by the exons ATGTTCAAATTG GTGGCACTTTTTCTTCTTGTAACTGCCGTTGTAGGCAAAGTGTCCGAAAAGCCGGGCATCTTGGACGCCGTTGCTGGCACCGAAATTCACTTGACGCCAACTCTACATGCAACATCGATAATACACGAACCCACTTTGGCTAAGGTGGGCGACTTGGTGCAAAGCGTGCCCACAGCTGTATCTCACCAGAGCTCCACTATAGTGCATGATCGCGCCAATGTTGTAACACCCATTGTGACACCAGCTGTGAAGACACACGTCACACCAGTTATCAGTTCGTACGTGTCACCGTTAGTCCATTCATACCCCGGCATCTATCCATACACCTACTACTATGACTCCTATCCGTATGCCTACAAGAGCATTTACTAA